The following are encoded together in the Acidovorax sp. KKS102 genome:
- a CDS encoding 2Fe-2S iron-sulfur cluster binding domain-containing protein, which yields MQTAPDTASATRTEHTFELILQRSQMRLPVGPGESMADVLQLAGVPLETLCEQGVCGTCVTRWLDGEPDHRDSCLSAAEQATHVAVCCARSHGPTLTLDL from the coding sequence ATGCAGACAGCCCCTGACACCGCCAGCGCCACCCGCACAGAACACACGTTCGAGCTGATCCTGCAGCGCAGTCAGATGCGCTTGCCTGTGGGCCCCGGCGAGAGCATGGCCGACGTGCTGCAGCTCGCTGGCGTACCGCTGGAAACCCTGTGCGAGCAGGGCGTGTGCGGCACCTGCGTGACCCGCTGGCTGGACGGCGAGCCCGACCACCGCGACAGCTGCCTGAGCGCAGCAGAGCAAGCCACCCACGTCGCCGTGTGCTGCGCACGCAGCCACGGGCCCACGCTCACGCTCGACCTCTGA
- a CDS encoding ABC transporter ATP-binding protein has translation MTSPAESPPLAHAQAPLSHTTPAVEVLSAEKTYPNGTQALLPVDLTIEEGEFVTLLGPSGCGKSTLLKMVAGLLEPTDGRLHLWRKPVAQLDENGKKMAFVFQSPTLMPWASVQTNVRLPLDLAGVPRAEADARVTEALALVGLSKFAKALPRALSGGMQMRVSIARGLVTQPDLLLMDEPFGALDEITRHKLDADLLDLWRKKKLTVIFVTHSIHEAVFLSSRVVMMAARPGRVVEEFRIDAPYPRTADFMVSPEFSRYAKLLQDSLLRASVDTEETVV, from the coding sequence ATGACATCCCCCGCTGAATCTCCGCCGCTGGCACACGCCCAGGCACCGCTGTCCCATACCACGCCCGCCGTGGAGGTGCTTTCCGCCGAAAAAACCTACCCCAACGGCACGCAGGCCCTGCTGCCGGTGGACCTGACCATTGAGGAGGGCGAATTCGTCACCCTGCTCGGCCCCTCGGGCTGCGGCAAGAGCACGCTGCTGAAAATGGTGGCGGGGCTGCTGGAGCCCACCGACGGCCGCCTGCACCTGTGGCGCAAGCCCGTGGCGCAGCTGGACGAAAACGGCAAGAAGATGGCGTTTGTTTTCCAGTCGCCCACGCTCATGCCCTGGGCCAGTGTGCAGACCAACGTGCGCCTGCCGCTGGACCTGGCGGGCGTGCCGCGTGCCGAGGCCGATGCGCGTGTGACCGAAGCGCTGGCGCTGGTGGGCTTGTCCAAGTTTGCCAAGGCCCTGCCCCGCGCGCTGTCGGGCGGCATGCAGATGCGCGTATCGATTGCGCGCGGCCTGGTCACCCAGCCCGACCTGCTGCTGATGGACGAGCCCTTTGGCGCGCTGGACGAAATCACGCGCCACAAGCTCGACGCCGACCTGCTCGACTTGTGGCGCAAGAAGAAGCTCACCGTGATCTTTGTGACGCACTCGATCCACGAGGCAGTGTTCCTCTCCAGCCGCGTGGTCATGATGGCCGCGCGCCCCGGCCGTGTGGTCGAAGAGTTCCGCATCGACGCCCCCTACCCCCGCACGGCCGACTTCATGGTGTCGCCCGAATTCAGCCGCTACGCCAAGCTGCTGCAAGACAGCCTGCTGCGCGCCAGCGTGGACACCGAGGAGACCGTGGTATGA
- a CDS encoding FAD-binding oxidoreductase — MTTTAQQLPDLLPDLDWIADPLRVGRLSQDFAWFSPVLKRDLAGKRGDIAVRPRTEAEIRQVVAACASAGIPLTVRGSGTGNYGQSTPLHGGVILDLSGYNAFGWVRGGVGRAQSGIRLAEFDAQAKPHGQELRWLPSTYRSATLGGLFGGGFGGAGSINHGPLAAPGNVLAVRAMTVEPEPQVIELRGPEAMLLHHTYGTNGIVLELEVALTPAVEWTECIATFEQFDAALEFADRFGSAPGLEKKEVCFVAAPIPQYFTSLAEHLPADQHAVLLLVAPHSEAGMRDMVAQHGGQVTYRKTADEVASSHKTLLEYTWNHTTLHALKVDKGLTYIQSGFNPMHRLKQVKALEAALKGEVMMHLEFLRTKEGAFNCSGLQIIRYTTEERLNQIMQIYRDHGVQINNPHVYIVEDGKQNHLDPAVVGMKRRFDPQGLLNPGKLRSWYTAEPTAPVQTPVRQTA, encoded by the coding sequence ATGACCACCACCGCCCAACAACTGCCCGACCTGCTGCCCGACCTGGACTGGATTGCCGACCCGCTGCGCGTGGGCCGCCTCTCACAGGACTTTGCCTGGTTCAGCCCCGTGCTCAAGCGAGACCTGGCAGGCAAGCGCGGCGACATCGCCGTGCGCCCGCGCACCGAAGCAGAAATCCGCCAGGTGGTAGCGGCCTGCGCCAGTGCTGGCATTCCCCTCACCGTACGCGGCAGCGGCACCGGCAACTACGGCCAAAGCACACCGCTGCATGGCGGCGTGATCCTGGACCTGTCGGGCTACAACGCCTTTGGCTGGGTGCGTGGCGGCGTAGGCCGCGCGCAGTCGGGCATCCGGCTGGCGGAATTTGATGCGCAGGCCAAGCCCCACGGGCAAGAACTGCGCTGGCTTCCCAGCACCTACCGCAGCGCCACGCTGGGCGGGCTGTTTGGCGGCGGCTTTGGCGGTGCGGGCTCCATCAACCACGGCCCGCTGGCCGCGCCCGGCAATGTACTGGCCGTGCGTGCGATGACGGTAGAGCCCGAGCCCCAAGTCATCGAACTGCGTGGCCCCGAGGCCATGCTGCTGCACCACACCTACGGCACCAACGGCATCGTGCTGGAGCTGGAAGTGGCCCTGACCCCCGCTGTGGAGTGGACCGAGTGCATCGCCACCTTCGAGCAGTTTGACGCCGCGCTGGAGTTTGCTGACCGCTTTGGCAGCGCCCCCGGGCTGGAGAAAAAAGAGGTGTGTTTTGTGGCTGCCCCCATCCCGCAGTACTTCACCAGCCTGGCAGAGCACCTGCCCGCCGACCAGCACGCCGTGCTGCTGCTGGTGGCACCGCACTCCGAAGCCGGCATGCGCGACATGGTGGCCCAGCACGGCGGCCAGGTCACCTACCGCAAGACGGCCGATGAAGTGGCCAGCAGCCACAAGACGCTGCTCGAATACACCTGGAACCACACCACCCTGCACGCCCTCAAGGTGGACAAGGGCCTGACCTACATCCAGAGCGGCTTTAACCCCATGCACCGCCTGAAACAGGTGAAGGCGCTGGAGGCCGCGCTGAAGGGCGAGGTAATGATGCACCTGGAGTTCTTGCGCACCAAGGAAGGCGCCTTCAACTGCAGCGGCCTGCAGATCATCCGCTACACCACTGAGGAGCGCCTGAACCAGATCATGCAGATCTACCGCGACCACGGCGTGCAGATCAACAACCCGCACGTGTACATCGTGGAAGACGGCAAGCAGAACCACCTGGACCCGGCCGTGGTGGGCATGAAGCGCCGCTTTGACCCCCAGGGCCTGCTCAACCCGGGCAAGCTGCGCAGCTGGTACACGGCCGAACCCACAGCCCCCGTGCAGACACCCGTACGCCAAACAGCGTAG
- a CDS encoding ABC transporter permease, which produces MSTPFPSAPIASPVVTAHPAAASRSAPAPVAAIPGTKTTPKRPPLMAQPRVQRVVYPVLVGLVLIALWQGLVTAMELPPYLVPSPILMMKTLFTDWAALGGSLWVTVKITVLAFVVATVAGVLISFLFVQSKRIETALFPYAVLLQVTPIVAVAPLIIIWVKDPTASMVICAALVALFPIISNTTLGLRSVEPDLQSYFQLNRATRLQTLLRLRIPSALPYFFGGLRISSGLALIGAVVAEFVAGTGGQGAGLAYQILQAGFQLNIPRMFAALLLISLTGVALFVLMAWLTRVALGGWHASETSHD; this is translated from the coding sequence ATGAGCACCCCTTTCCCTTCCGCACCCATCGCGTCGCCCGTGGTCACCGCGCACCCCGCAGCCGCCTCGCGCTCGGCGCCTGCACCAGTCGCTGCCATACCTGGCACCAAGACCACGCCCAAACGCCCGCCGCTCATGGCCCAGCCCCGCGTGCAGCGCGTGGTCTACCCCGTGCTGGTCGGCCTGGTGCTGATCGCGCTGTGGCAGGGCCTGGTCACGGCCATGGAGCTGCCGCCCTACCTGGTGCCCTCGCCCATCCTAATGATGAAGACGCTGTTCACCGACTGGGCGGCCCTCGGCGGCTCGTTGTGGGTCACCGTCAAGATCACGGTGCTGGCCTTTGTGGTGGCCACGGTGGCGGGGGTGCTGATCTCGTTCCTGTTCGTTCAGAGCAAGCGCATCGAGACGGCGCTATTCCCCTACGCCGTGCTGCTGCAGGTCACGCCCATCGTGGCCGTAGCGCCGCTCATCATCATCTGGGTGAAGGACCCGACGGCATCGATGGTGATCTGCGCCGCTCTGGTGGCCCTGTTCCCCATCATCAGCAACACCACGCTGGGCCTGCGCAGTGTGGAGCCGGATCTGCAAAGCTACTTCCAGCTCAACCGCGCCACGCGGCTGCAGACCCTGCTGCGCCTGCGCATCCCCAGCGCCCTGCCCTACTTCTTTGGCGGGCTGCGCATCTCCAGCGGCCTCGCGCTCATCGGCGCCGTGGTGGCGGAGTTTGTGGCGGGCACCGGGGGCCAGGGTGCAGGGCTGGCGTACCAGATCCTGCAGGCCGGCTTTCAGCTCAACATCCCGCGCATGTTTGCTGCGCTGCTGCTGATCTCGCTCACCGGCGTCGCGCTGTTTGTGTTGATGGCATGGCTCACCCGTGTCGCCCTGGGCGGCTGGCACGCCAGCGAAACGTCGCACGACTAG
- a CDS encoding creatininase family protein: MLHGYNPPHRYLPYLSWTEIADLPDKENTVIVLPTGATEQHGPHLPCAVDTVISAGVVGHALARLPADVPAFAMAPITYGKSEEHLHFPGTVTLSGETLLATMNEVGESVYRAGFRKLLFVNGHGGQPQVMEMCARELRLRHGDFIVVPSFTWRVPHVAGQFLSDKEKRLAMHAGHGETALMLALAPDTVHMERAVVNYPPVFDSPLLSPDGRPACAWSARDFGPSGIIGDPLPATAEQGHAILDSLAVSWAAAITELHKLQWAPRAEPTWGRAHHTGHIEHPSALA; encoded by the coding sequence ATGCTGCACGGCTACAACCCGCCCCACCGCTACCTGCCCTACCTGAGCTGGACCGAGATCGCCGACCTGCCCGACAAGGAGAACACCGTCATCGTGCTGCCCACGGGCGCCACCGAGCAGCACGGCCCGCACCTGCCCTGTGCGGTGGACACCGTGATCAGCGCTGGGGTGGTGGGCCACGCGCTGGCCCGCCTGCCGGCCGACGTGCCCGCGTTTGCCATGGCGCCCATCACCTACGGCAAGTCCGAGGAGCACCTGCACTTCCCCGGCACCGTCACGCTGAGCGGCGAAACCCTGCTGGCCACCATGAACGAGGTGGGCGAGTCGGTGTACCGCGCGGGCTTTCGCAAGCTCCTTTTCGTCAACGGCCACGGCGGCCAGCCGCAGGTGATGGAGATGTGCGCCCGCGAGCTGCGGCTGCGCCATGGCGACTTCATCGTGGTGCCCAGCTTCACCTGGCGTGTGCCGCACGTAGCGGGCCAATTCCTCTCCGACAAGGAAAAACGCTTGGCCATGCACGCAGGCCACGGCGAAACCGCACTGATGCTGGCGCTGGCCCCTGACACCGTGCACATGGAGCGCGCGGTGGTCAACTACCCACCCGTTTTTGACTCGCCCCTGCTCTCACCCGACGGCCGCCCGGCCTGCGCCTGGAGCGCACGCGACTTTGGCCCCAGCGGAATCATTGGCGACCCGCTGCCCGCCACGGCCGAGCAAGGCCACGCCATCCTCGACTCGCTGGCCGTGAGCTGGGCCGCCGCCATCACCGAGCTGCACAAACTGCAGTGGGCGCCGCGCGCTGAGCCCACCTGGGGCCGCGCCCATCACACCGGCCACATCGAGCACCCGTCCGCACTGGCCTGA
- a CDS encoding amidohydrolase family protein translates to MHASSTPDHILRARLPRWLLPCAWPQQGHHPALADLHLAQGRIVQVLPHGTQPAPHGTVWDVAGALVLPGLVDAHTHLDKAFTLPRMGVVQPGLLGAIEAMMVDRQGWTEADIHARASRALQWAYDAGTAHLRTHCDWWEPDAQPLAWNVLRALAHDWADRITLERVSLIPLHLYTDRSAAMQLAATVAASGPGVLLGGFVHSTNWDPQALRHLLEAAQHHGLNVDLHVDEELHPGAQGLATTAALLKELRFEGHVVCGHTCALAAQDEATALATLDAVAQSPITLVTLPITNLLLQDATTGRTPRQRGLTLVKEARARGIPVLVASDNVQDPFCPVGSFDPLEALATGVLAAQLDAPFDQWSESLCRADWLRTGRTGTTALPLQPGTVADLLVFTQADHWGFPSRTQGAQGRVVLRQGRVASGHAPAAWHVPTHVPNTSSARSLA, encoded by the coding sequence ATGCACGCATCCAGCACTCCCGACCACATCTTGCGAGCAAGGTTGCCGCGCTGGCTGCTGCCTTGCGCGTGGCCGCAGCAGGGTCACCACCCCGCACTGGCCGACCTGCACCTGGCCCAGGGCCGCATCGTGCAGGTGCTGCCCCATGGCACCCAGCCAGCGCCCCACGGCACGGTGTGGGACGTAGCAGGCGCGCTGGTGCTGCCCGGCCTGGTGGATGCGCACACCCACCTGGACAAGGCCTTCACGCTGCCCCGCATGGGCGTGGTCCAACCCGGCCTGCTGGGCGCCATCGAGGCCATGATGGTGGACCGCCAGGGCTGGACCGAAGCCGACATCCACGCCCGCGCCAGCCGCGCGCTGCAATGGGCCTATGACGCAGGCACCGCACACCTGCGCACCCACTGCGACTGGTGGGAGCCCGACGCGCAGCCACTGGCCTGGAACGTGTTGCGCGCACTGGCCCACGACTGGGCCGACCGCATCACGCTGGAGCGCGTGAGCCTGATCCCCTTGCACCTGTATACGGACCGCAGCGCCGCCATGCAGCTTGCGGCCACAGTGGCCGCCAGCGGCCCTGGTGTCTTGCTGGGCGGCTTTGTGCATTCCACCAACTGGGACCCGCAGGCGCTGCGCCATCTGTTGGAAGCCGCACAACACCACGGGCTGAACGTGGACCTGCATGTGGACGAAGAACTGCACCCCGGCGCCCAGGGCTTGGCGACCACCGCCGCACTGCTCAAGGAGCTGCGCTTTGAAGGCCATGTGGTCTGCGGCCACACCTGCGCGCTGGCGGCACAGGACGAAGCCACGGCCCTCGCCACGCTCGATGCGGTGGCACAAAGCCCGATCACGCTGGTCACGCTGCCCATCACCAACCTGCTGCTGCAGGACGCCACCACCGGCCGCACACCGCGCCAGCGTGGCCTGACGCTGGTGAAGGAAGCCCGTGCACGCGGCATACCGGTGCTGGTGGCCAGCGACAACGTGCAAGACCCGTTCTGCCCCGTGGGCAGCTTCGACCCACTGGAGGCCCTTGCCACAGGGGTGCTGGCGGCGCAGCTGGATGCACCGTTTGACCAATGGAGCGAATCACTGTGCCGCGCCGACTGGCTGCGCACAGGCCGCACTGGCACCACCGCGCTGCCCCTGCAGCCTGGCACGGTGGCCGACCTGCTGGTCTTCACGCAGGCCGACCACTGGGGCTTTCCGTCCCGCACACAAGGCGCGCAGGGCCGCGTGGTGCTGCGCCAGGGCCGCGTCGCCAGCGGCCATGCACCGGCTGCCTGGCATGTACCCACCCACGTGCCCAACACCTCATCCGCAAGGAGCCTCGCATGA
- a CDS encoding NAD(P)H-dependent oxidoreductase, producing the protein MRILVIYCHPVETSYNAALHTEVVQQLRGAGHEVDDCDLYAEGFNPVMTREERLGYHEVPSNQWPVQGYVDRLLWAEAVVFCFPTWCFGMPAMLKGFFDRVLMPGVAFDISDPHNVKPSLTHIRRISAVVTYGRPRWTALFMGDPPRKSITRYMRLLTGGKARVDYHAYYHMNVATPPRLAAFKARVGQAMARFA; encoded by the coding sequence ATGCGCATCCTCGTGATCTATTGCCACCCGGTAGAGACCAGCTACAACGCCGCACTGCACACCGAGGTGGTGCAGCAGCTGCGCGGCGCGGGCCATGAGGTGGACGACTGCGACCTATACGCCGAGGGCTTCAACCCCGTGATGACGCGCGAGGAGCGCCTGGGCTACCACGAGGTGCCCAGCAACCAGTGGCCCGTGCAGGGCTATGTGGACCGCTTGCTCTGGGCCGAGGCGGTGGTGTTCTGCTTTCCCACCTGGTGCTTTGGCATGCCGGCCATGCTCAAGGGCTTTTTCGATCGCGTGCTCATGCCCGGCGTGGCCTTTGACATCAGCGACCCACACAACGTCAAGCCCTCGCTCACGCATATCAGGCGCATCTCTGCCGTGGTCACCTACGGCCGCCCCCGCTGGACGGCCCTGTTCATGGGCGACCCGCCACGCAAGTCCATCACCCGCTACATGCGCCTGCTCACCGGCGGCAAGGCGCGGGTGGACTACCACGCCTACTACCACATGAACGTGGCCACCCCACCCCGGCTGGCAGCCTTCAAGGCCCGCGTGGGCCAAGCCATGGCGCGCTTTGCATAA
- a CDS encoding ABC transporter substrate-binding protein, translated as MMKTASRISKLGAAALLAVGAVGTMSGTAHAQEKFTYMTNWYAQAEHGGFYQAVATGLYKKYGLDVTIKMGGPQVNIVQMMAAGQAECVMGSSDLQMIQMREGGVPVVNVAAVFQKDPQVLIAHEDVKKFEDLKGKTILIASSAQRGYWPWLKAKYGFTDSQTRPYTFNIQPFVADKNSAQQGYLTSEPFAIAKAGVKANTLMFSDHGYPAYATTISCMEKTVKDRSAAVASFVKASMEGWKSYLADPAPANALIKKDNPNMTDEQLAYSVAKLKEMGMATGGDAATMGIGIMTDARAKASYDFLVDAKLIDPAKVKLTETYTTAFVKDLKVLP; from the coding sequence ATGATGAAGACCGCCTCCCGCATTTCCAAACTTGGTGCAGCCGCGCTGCTCGCTGTTGGTGCCGTCGGCACCATGTCGGGCACTGCCCACGCGCAAGAGAAGTTCACCTACATGACCAACTGGTACGCGCAGGCCGAGCATGGCGGCTTCTACCAGGCGGTGGCCACGGGCCTGTACAAAAAGTACGGGCTGGACGTGACCATCAAGATGGGTGGCCCGCAGGTCAACATCGTGCAGATGATGGCGGCCGGCCAGGCCGAATGCGTGATGGGATCGAGCGACCTGCAGATGATCCAGATGCGTGAAGGCGGCGTGCCCGTGGTCAACGTGGCCGCAGTGTTCCAGAAGGACCCGCAGGTGCTCATCGCCCATGAGGACGTGAAGAAGTTCGAAGACCTCAAGGGCAAGACCATCCTGATCGCATCCTCGGCCCAGCGCGGCTACTGGCCCTGGCTCAAGGCCAAGTACGGCTTCACCGATTCGCAGACGCGCCCCTACACCTTCAACATCCAGCCCTTCGTCGCCGACAAGAACAGCGCCCAGCAGGGCTACCTGACCTCTGAGCCGTTTGCGATTGCCAAAGCGGGCGTCAAGGCCAACACGCTGATGTTCAGCGACCATGGCTACCCCGCCTACGCCACCACCATCTCGTGCATGGAAAAGACGGTGAAGGACCGCAGCGCCGCCGTGGCCTCGTTCGTGAAGGCGTCGATGGAAGGCTGGAAGAGCTACCTGGCCGACCCGGCCCCCGCCAACGCGCTCATCAAGAAAGACAACCCCAACATGACTGACGAGCAGCTCGCCTACAGCGTGGCCAAGCTCAAGGAAATGGGCATGGCCACCGGGGGCGACGCAGCCACCATGGGCATCGGCATCATGACCGACGCGCGCGCCAAGGCCAGCTACGACTTCCTGGTGGACGCCAAGCTCATCGACCCCGCCAAGGTCAAGCTGACCGAGACCTACACCACCGCCTTCGTCAAAGACCTCAAGGTTCTGCCCTGA
- a CDS encoding TetR/AcrR family transcriptional regulator, giving the protein MTESEAEAASGALLSRAKQGRERILGAIRDAAIAEFSRHGFKGASTKAIAERAGLTKPQLHYYISSKEELYEELLYSVLNGWSGAFIFDSNSDDPKKVLSSYVRKKLDYALDNPGLSRIFTTEVLGGGRNLGKYWPVAVKSTQQKVDLINRWISEGRMRAVNPTLLLMQIWGMTQHYADYGVQVHIMLGLAPDEPIDREPIVRELTSFVLLGCGLAPD; this is encoded by the coding sequence ATGACCGAATCCGAAGCCGAAGCCGCCTCCGGCGCGCTGCTCAGCCGCGCCAAACAGGGGCGCGAACGCATCCTGGGCGCCATCCGCGACGCGGCCATTGCCGAGTTCAGCCGCCATGGTTTCAAGGGTGCATCCACCAAGGCCATTGCCGAGCGCGCAGGGCTCACCAAGCCCCAGCTGCACTACTACATCAGCAGCAAGGAAGAGCTGTATGAAGAGCTGCTGTACTCGGTGCTCAACGGCTGGTCGGGCGCCTTCATTTTCGACAGCAACAGCGACGACCCCAAGAAGGTGTTGAGCAGCTACGTGCGCAAGAAGCTCGACTACGCGCTGGACAACCCGGGCCTGTCGCGCATCTTCACCACCGAGGTGCTGGGCGGTGGGCGCAACCTGGGCAAATACTGGCCCGTGGCCGTCAAGTCCACCCAGCAGAAGGTGGACCTCATCAACCGCTGGATTTCTGAAGGCCGCATGCGCGCCGTCAACCCCACACTGCTGCTCATGCAGATCTGGGGCATGACGCAGCACTACGCCGACTACGGCGTGCAGGTGCACATCATGCTGGGCCTGGCGCCCGACGAACCCATCGACCGCGAGCCCATCGTGCGCGAACTCACCAGCTTTGTGCTGCTGGGCTGCGGCCTCGCACCAGACTAA
- the alaC gene encoding alanine transaminase yields MSASQGKRRFARIDRLPPYVFNITAELKLAARRRGEDIIDMSMGNPDGATPPHIVAKLTEVAQRPDTHGYSASKGIPRLRRAISHWYKDRYAVDINPDTEAIVTIGSKEGLAHLMLATLDRGDTVLVPDPSYPIHIYGAVIAGADIRSVPVAPDVDFFAELEKAIRGSYPKPKMMIFGFPSNPTAQCVELSFFERVIALAKKHDILVVHDLAYADIVYDGYRAPSIMEVPGAKDVAVEFFTLSKSYNMAGWRVGFMVGNPDLVAALARIKSYHDYGTFTPLQVAAIAALESDQQCVKDIAAQYQRRRDVLYKGLTEAGWAVDCPKASMYIWARIPEPYRALGSLEFARQLLDKAKVCVSPGIGFGDQGDEYVRFALIENEARIRQAVRGIRGMFKADGLVKVLPAV; encoded by the coding sequence ATGTCTGCATCGCAGGGCAAGCGCCGTTTTGCGCGCATCGATCGCCTCCCTCCCTACGTCTTCAACATCACGGCCGAACTTAAGTTGGCCGCCCGCCGCCGGGGCGAAGACATCATCGACATGAGCATGGGCAACCCCGACGGGGCCACACCACCGCACATCGTCGCCAAACTCACCGAAGTGGCCCAGCGGCCGGACACCCATGGCTACAGCGCCAGCAAAGGCATCCCGCGCCTGCGCCGCGCCATCAGCCACTGGTACAAAGACCGCTACGCGGTGGACATCAACCCCGACACCGAGGCCATCGTCACCATCGGCTCCAAGGAGGGCCTGGCCCATCTGATGCTGGCCACGCTGGACCGGGGCGACACCGTGCTGGTGCCCGACCCGAGCTACCCCATCCACATCTACGGTGCGGTGATTGCCGGTGCCGACATCCGAAGCGTGCCCGTGGCGCCCGATGTGGACTTTTTTGCCGAGCTGGAAAAGGCCATTCGCGGCAGCTACCCCAAGCCCAAGATGATGATCTTCGGCTTCCCCAGTAACCCCACCGCGCAGTGCGTGGAACTGAGCTTCTTCGAGCGCGTGATCGCCCTGGCCAAGAAGCACGACATCCTGGTGGTGCACGACCTGGCCTACGCCGACATCGTGTACGACGGCTACCGCGCCCCTAGCATCATGGAAGTGCCCGGCGCCAAGGACGTGGCGGTGGAGTTCTTCACACTCAGCAAAAGCTACAACATGGCCGGCTGGCGCGTGGGCTTCATGGTGGGCAACCCCGACCTGGTGGCCGCGCTGGCCCGCATCAAGAGCTACCACGACTACGGCACCTTCACGCCGCTGCAAGTGGCGGCGATTGCCGCACTGGAGAGCGACCAGCAGTGCGTGAAAGACATCGCCGCCCAGTACCAGCGCCGCCGCGACGTGCTCTACAAGGGCCTCACCGAAGCGGGCTGGGCGGTGGACTGCCCCAAGGCCAGCATGTACATCTGGGCTCGCATCCCCGAGCCCTACCGCGCGCTGGGTTCGCTGGAGTTCGCGCGGCAGCTGCTGGACAAGGCCAAGGTGTGCGTGTCGCCGGGCATTGGGTTTGGCGACCAGGGGGATGAGTACGTGCGCTTTGCACTGATCGAGAACGAGGCGCGGATTCGGCAGGCGGTGCGGGGGATTCGGGGGATGTTTAAGGCGGATGGGTTGGTGAAGGTTCTGCCTGCAGTGTGA
- a CDS encoding RidA family protein, which translates to MSPTSATAPAPGIAQPLARYAAWRRAGDFIYLSGIIAVDPAASRIVRGYADIPDEAATLIGRTGEFSSDIKEGPILAQSWYVLDRIRQTIEAAGGQMSDVFKLVQYFKNLDHFPQYSRVRKLFFPGEPPASTVVEVSGMLPTPDILIEVEATAYLPLR; encoded by the coding sequence ATGAGCCCCACATCTGCCACCGCACCTGCACCGGGCATCGCCCAGCCCCTGGCCCGCTACGCCGCATGGCGCCGCGCAGGCGACTTCATCTACCTCAGCGGGATCATCGCCGTGGACCCTGCCGCCAGCCGCATCGTGCGCGGCTATGCCGACATCCCTGACGAGGCCGCCACGCTGATTGGCCGCACCGGCGAGTTCAGCAGCGACATCAAAGAGGGCCCCATCCTCGCGCAGAGCTGGTATGTGCTCGACCGCATCCGCCAGACCATCGAGGCCGCAGGCGGCCAGATGTCCGACGTGTTCAAGCTGGTGCAGTACTTCAAGAACCTGGACCACTTCCCGCAGTACAGCCGCGTGCGCAAGCTGTTCTTCCCCGGCGAGCCCCCCGCATCCACCGTGGTGGAAGTGAGCGGCATGTTGCCCACGCCCGACATCCTCATCGAGGTGGAGGCCACGGCCTACCTCCCTTTGCGCTGA
- a CDS encoding urease accessory protein UreD produces the protein MPWHARLQLDYTAEHNARTVARYEHNGPLRILQSLYPEGDAICHNVLVHPPGGLVGGDTLDITTTVGPGAHGLVTTPGATRFYRSTGPLALQRSHLTLAEGARLEWLPLEALCYSACHAENHLTLNLAPGSECIAWDVTALGLPHAGQPFEQGRFTQHLEVPGLWLERGVIDAADDRLLSSPLGLAGHRCMASMFFAAGTPLDRTRRDAALDAARAMMDQHPQVQATAGATSPNDRMVVVRVLAPQVEPAMKLLKAVRVVWRRAMWSLDGEAPRIWAM, from the coding sequence ATGCCCTGGCACGCCCGCCTTCAGCTCGACTACACGGCAGAACACAACGCCCGCACCGTCGCCCGCTATGAGCACAACGGGCCGCTGCGCATCCTGCAAAGCCTGTACCCCGAGGGCGACGCCATCTGCCACAACGTGCTGGTGCACCCGCCAGGCGGCCTGGTGGGCGGCGACACGCTGGACATCACCACCACCGTGGGCCCCGGCGCCCACGGCCTGGTCACCACGCCCGGCGCCACGCGCTTTTACCGCTCCACCGGCCCGCTGGCGCTACAGCGCAGCCACCTCACCCTGGCCGAAGGCGCGCGCCTGGAATGGCTGCCACTCGAAGCCCTGTGCTACAGCGCCTGCCACGCCGAAAACCACCTCACGCTGAACCTGGCTCCCGGCTCCGAATGCATCGCCTGGGACGTGACCGCGCTGGGCCTGCCCCACGCGGGCCAGCCGTTCGAGCAAGGCCGCTTCACCCAGCACCTGGAAGTGCCCGGCCTGTGGCTGGAGCGCGGCGTGATCGACGCCGCCGATGACCGGCTGCTGAGCAGCCCTTTGGGGTTAGCGGGCCACCGCTGCATGGCCAGCATGTTCTTTGCCGCAGGCACGCCCCTCGACCGCACGCGCCGCGACGCGGCCCTGGACGCGGCCCGGGCAATGATGGATCAGCACCCCCAGGTCCAAGCCACCGCAGGCGCCACCAGCCCCAACGACCGCATGGTGGTGGTGCGCGTGCTGGCACCGCAGGTGGAGCCGGCGATGAAGCTGCTCAAGGCGGTGCGGGTGGTTTGGCGTCGGGCGATGTGGTCTCTGGATGGGGAAGCACCCCGGATCTGGGCGATGTGA